A window of the Lactuca sativa cultivar Salinas chromosome 5, Lsat_Salinas_v11, whole genome shotgun sequence genome harbors these coding sequences:
- the LOC111910225 gene encoding protein DUF642 L-GALACTONO-1,4-LACTONE-RESPONSIVE GENE 2 — protein sequence MQKLSAILVVLLLCAISNGVLSFTDGILPNGQFEYGPKPHQMKGTKVIDPKAIPNWELTGFVEYIKSGQKQGDMLLVVPDGAYAVRLGEDASIKTKVNVKKGLFYSITFNVARTCAQEEKLNVSVSPNSEPNDWGILPMQTMYSSNGWDTYAWGFLAQANVIEIVIHNPSVEKDPACGPLIDSVALKALFPPRRTNTNMLKNGDFEEGPFVLPKTDVGGVLIPPNIEDDHSPLPGWMIESLKAVKYLDSEHFAIPKGKRAVELIAGKESAIAQVVKTVAGKVYALSFVVGDANNACEGSMVVEAFAGKNTLRVPYESKGKGGYKQAVLKFRAVTTRTRVRFLSTFYQMKTDGSLCGPIIDDVRLIGVRYAKHA from the exons ATGCAGAAGCTCTCTGCGATCTTAGTGGTGCTGCTCCTATGCGCAATTTCCAATGGTGTTCTCTCTTTCACTGATG GAATATTACCAAATGGTCAATTCGAATATGGCCCAAAACCTCACCAAATGAAAGGGACCAAAGTAATCGATCCAAAAGCAATTCCAAATTGGGAACTCACGGGATTCGTTGAGTACATAAAATCAGGCCAAAAACAAGGTGACATGTTGTTAGTAGTCCCCGATGGTGCTTACGCAGTGAGACTAGGAGAAGATGCATCGATAAAAACAAAAGTGAATGTGAAAAAGGGGTTGTTTTATTCTATCACATTTAATGTTGCTAGAACATGTGCACAAGAGGAGAAATTGAACGTTTCAGTGTCACCAAATTCAGAGCCAAATGATTGGGGGATTTTACCGATGCAAACGATGTATAGTAGCAACGGTTGGGATACGTATGCATGGGGGTTTTTGGCTCAGGCTAATGTCATTGAGATTGTTATTCATAACCCGAGCGTTGAAAAAGATCCTGCGTGTGGTCCTCTTATCGATTCGGTTGCGCTAAAGGCTTTGTTCCCACCTAGAAGAACCAACA CTAATATGTTGAAAAATGGAGACTTCGAGGAAGGTCCTTTTGTGCTACCTAAGACCGATGTCGGTGGTGTTTTAATCCCTCCAAATATCGAGGATGACCATTCCCCACTCCCCGGTTGGATGATAGAATCCTTAAAAGCCGTGAAGTATTTAGACTCCGAACACTTCGCCATCCCTAAGGGCAAAAGAGCCGTAGAGTTAATAGCTGGAAAAGAAAGTGCGATTGCCCAGGTAGTTAAGACTGTTGCGGGTAAAGTATACGCACTCTCTTTTGTTGTTGGGGATGCCAACAACGCGTGTGAAGGCTCAATGGTTGTTGAGGCATTTGCAGGTAAAAACACGCTTAGGGTACCTTACGAATCAAAAGGCAAGGGTGGGTACAAACAAGCGGTTCTTAAGTTTAGAGCCGTGACTACACGTACCAGAGTCAGGTTTTTGAGTACGTTTTATCAGATGAAGACTGACGGGTCTCTCTGTGGTCCAATTATCGATGATGTTAGATTGATTGGCGTCCGATATGCTAAACACGCTTGA